AAACCCCAACACACCCCTCTCTCTCCTTCAATGGAACATCCAAAGAAGTTTTCCCCTGGAACTTCCGCCATTGTTTTTCTCCTTTTTGCTGGCTTTCTCTACATATGTGTATGGTCTCCTTCAAACCCTTTACTCCCCTTCGTTCAACCCAGCGGTTCTCCCAAAGATTTTgtaagtatatatttatattaacttctcatgtatatatatatatatatatatatatatatacgtgtgTGCAGACTGTAatatcagatttttttttataaagactCCCGTAGAGTTCGCTGTGAAAGACGAGCTTGATTTGGCGTTAGAGGAAGCTTCGATGCGGAACAAGACCGTCATAATAGCGGTCGTCAACAGGGCTTACGTCGAGCAAAGCGTTAATGCGGAGACCACAATGCTGGACCTTTTCTTGGAGAGCTTTTGGCTGGGGGAAGATACGAGGCCATTGCTGGACCACCTGCTCCTGGTTGCGGTGGATCAGACGGCTTACGATCGGTGCATGTTCAAGCGATTGCACTGTTACAGGTTGGTGACGGAGGGTGTGGATTTCGGGGAGGAGAAGGTATTCATGTCCCGGGATTTTATCAAGATGATGTGGAGAAGAACTTTTTTCCTTACGGAAGTGTTGAGGCGTGGCTACAGTTTCATTTTCACGGTATGCTTCTTTCTTTGATCTTCTCTAATagttctttcattttcttgaataattcttcaattataaaataaaatatattgaattataaaataaaaacttaaggcttaaaatatgatttaagtTTCTTGAATAATTCATTTTCACGTAagtattttaatcaaaataaaatatttaaattaattaattatattaaaaatattaagtgtttaaaaattaaagtagtcATAGAAAATTAGGCGaatatataaattctaattaataacaaagaaaaagagcTTATAATCTTTGAAAGTTATAATCCAATCCTTAATATGCCGCCAGACcaagaattttatgttttatatgaataattttCTCAAACTCGGATTTATTTTCACACTTATGATCATATTTTCAACATGCATTGCTTGGAAATTTATGGAATTCTGGGAATATATGTCCATGGCCATGGGGTTGTAGTGTAGGTGGTCCAATCGGGAGAAATGTTTAATTAAGGagatattaaaaatttggttttgaCTTTTCAATACAACGTGAAAGACAGCTACGTCAAGGTAGCATGTGGCATTCTAGGATTGAATGCCACTGATGGTACGTGGGGGAAGGTCATTGAGCAATGGGTGCGCCCCAAAGTTTAGGCAAGCTACTCCCTGAATCACATGAAAAGGGAATATAGGATTGATACGATGAaataatcatcttttgaaaataaaatataaattattttacagaATTTTATCTATTGAATAGGTCTTATTTAACTAACCTGTCATCAtttgtaatttattaataatgcACATTTTAACGAATAACAATCATGTATGCATGCTCTAATATTTCTACTGCCgacactattttaatagtttaaaggGAATAGTTTATTTCTGTTTGtctcatattacattttagtcatttatatttGGAATGTTACGCTTTAGTCACTTACGTaattgttttgttacgaagtgatcactctaccgttaaactcCGTTACTTCCCTAACGGCAGTCTTATGTGACAGttgaaatgggttttaaatgtcaacttagATGTCTAGTTACTGggataaaaatatgtttttaattaaataaattaaatttagattgCCATGTaagacatccaagttggcatttaaaacctatttggactgccacgtaagATTACCGTTAGAGAGGTAATGgagcttaacggtagagtgaccacttcatGACAAAATGATAACGAAAGTGACTAAAacttaacatttcaaatataagtgactaaaatgtaatctgaggcaaacataagtgactatttttatagtttaccctagcttatatatatatatatatatatatatatataggcttaGTGATTTTCTCTgcttcatataattttttattttttatttaaaattttaatccaatcattaacattattaatatttttatttatcaagtatATGCTAGGTGGTATAAAGGTATGGTTGTATGTTGGTCACTAACCATGAAAAATGTAACCCTATATCCCAA
The Gossypium raimondii isolate GPD5lz chromosome 8, ASM2569854v1, whole genome shotgun sequence DNA segment above includes these coding regions:
- the LOC105790603 gene encoding uncharacterized protein At1g28695; translation: MEHPKKFSPGTSAIVFLLFAGFLYICVWSPSNPLLPFVQPSGSPKDFTPVEFAVKDELDLALEEASMRNKTVIIAVVNRAYVEQSVNAETTMLDLFLESFWLGEDTRPLLDHLLLVAVDQTAYDRCMFKRLHCYRLVTEGVDFGEEKVFMSRDFIKMMWRRTFFLTEVLRRGYSFIFTDTDVVWLRNPLTRLSLNETDDLQISVDKYFGSRRPEHNLINTGFYYVRSNNKTISLFDKWYSLKDNSTRKKEQDVLLDLLRHGVVTELDLRVRFLETRHFSGFCEDSKDVGAVTTVHANCCRHINAKVRDLTAVLRDWKRFKAALTKYPKAARNITRSFGWSRHDGCLNSWKPQTLT